From a single Entelurus aequoreus isolate RoL-2023_Sb linkage group LG12, RoL_Eaeq_v1.1, whole genome shotgun sequence genomic region:
- the LOC133662092 gene encoding arfaptin-1-like isoform X1, protein MMMMEVMEPPPGVVGITEEKMENEVNSHCDHTTSNDITSCMDKATTKVTMETEQSCAAPQKSTHVVVYSDNKNPASEKLQMVRKWSINTYKCTRQALSEKLGRGSHTVDLGLNPRLELLKDDRQRYNHVTQLAQTLASQLAQLTTTQKTLGNAFAELSLKTPSLHVEFGINAEAQKFLSKDGETLVAAFNSFTSDMHTLVNKTIEDTMRNAKQYEAIRIQYDAYRVDLEELNLGPRDTTTLPKLEKAQKDFQSQRERYEQIRDDLTVKLKLLDENKVKVLHNNLWLLHSAVAAHASLCDKFLQQNIQQAGERLANPSVDAPSWVEES, encoded by the exons ATGATGATGATGGAGGTGATGGAGCCACCACCAGGTGTTGTTGGCATAACAGAGGAGAAGATGGAGAac GAAGTGAACAGCCACTGTGACCACACCACCAgtaatgacatcacttcctgtatggACAAAGCcaccacaaaagtcacaatggaAACAGAACAGAGCTGCG CAGCACCACAGAAGAGCACACATGTGGTTGTCTACAGCGACAACAAGAACCCGGCCAGTGAGAAGCTGCAGATGGTCCGCAAGTGGAGCATCAACACCTACAAG TGCACCAGGCAGGCTCTGTCGGAGAAACTGGGCCGAGGATCTCACACCGTGGACCTGGGCCTGAATCCCCGCTTGGAGCTGCTCAAAGACGACCGTCAGCGCTACAATCACGTCACCCAGCTGGCGCAGACTCTGGCCAGTCAGCTGGCTCAGCTCACCACCACCCAGAAGACGTTGGGGAACGCCTTTGCTGAACTGAGCCTCAAAACACCCTCGCTACAT GTGGAGTTTGGCATCAATGCAGAGGCTCAGAAGTTTCTGTCCAAAGACGGCGAGACTCTGGTAGCCGCTTTCAACTCCTTCACATCTGACATGCATACGCTGGTCAACAAGACCATCGAGGACACCATGAGAAATGCCAAGCAGTACGAGGCCATCAG GATCCAGTATGACGCGTACCGGGTGGACTTGGAGGAGCTCAACCTGGGCCCACGTGACACCACCACCCTTCCCAAACTGGAAAAGGCCCAGAAGGACTTCCAGAGCCAGAGGGAGCGCTACGAGCAGATCAGGGACGACCTGACTGTCAAGCTTAAGCTGCTGGATGAAAACAAG GTGAAAGTGTTGCACAACAACTTGTGGCTGCTCCACAGCGCCGTGGCCGCTCACGCTTCATTGTGTGACAAATTCCTGCAGCAAAACATACAGCAGGCTGGCGAGCGTCTCGCCAACCCCAGCGTGGACGCCCCCTCTTGGGTGGAGGAGTCCTGA
- the LOC133662092 gene encoding arfaptin-1-like isoform X2 — MMMMEVMEPPPGVVGITEEKMENEVNSHCDHTTSNDITSCMDKATTKVTMETEQSCAPQKSTHVVVYSDNKNPASEKLQMVRKWSINTYKCTRQALSEKLGRGSHTVDLGLNPRLELLKDDRQRYNHVTQLAQTLASQLAQLTTTQKTLGNAFAELSLKTPSLHVEFGINAEAQKFLSKDGETLVAAFNSFTSDMHTLVNKTIEDTMRNAKQYEAIRIQYDAYRVDLEELNLGPRDTTTLPKLEKAQKDFQSQRERYEQIRDDLTVKLKLLDENKVKVLHNNLWLLHSAVAAHASLCDKFLQQNIQQAGERLANPSVDAPSWVEES, encoded by the exons ATGATGATGATGGAGGTGATGGAGCCACCACCAGGTGTTGTTGGCATAACAGAGGAGAAGATGGAGAac GAAGTGAACAGCCACTGTGACCACACCACCAgtaatgacatcacttcctgtatggACAAAGCcaccacaaaagtcacaatggaAACAGAACAGAGCTGCG CACCACAGAAGAGCACACATGTGGTTGTCTACAGCGACAACAAGAACCCGGCCAGTGAGAAGCTGCAGATGGTCCGCAAGTGGAGCATCAACACCTACAAG TGCACCAGGCAGGCTCTGTCGGAGAAACTGGGCCGAGGATCTCACACCGTGGACCTGGGCCTGAATCCCCGCTTGGAGCTGCTCAAAGACGACCGTCAGCGCTACAATCACGTCACCCAGCTGGCGCAGACTCTGGCCAGTCAGCTGGCTCAGCTCACCACCACCCAGAAGACGTTGGGGAACGCCTTTGCTGAACTGAGCCTCAAAACACCCTCGCTACAT GTGGAGTTTGGCATCAATGCAGAGGCTCAGAAGTTTCTGTCCAAAGACGGCGAGACTCTGGTAGCCGCTTTCAACTCCTTCACATCTGACATGCATACGCTGGTCAACAAGACCATCGAGGACACCATGAGAAATGCCAAGCAGTACGAGGCCATCAG GATCCAGTATGACGCGTACCGGGTGGACTTGGAGGAGCTCAACCTGGGCCCACGTGACACCACCACCCTTCCCAAACTGGAAAAGGCCCAGAAGGACTTCCAGAGCCAGAGGGAGCGCTACGAGCAGATCAGGGACGACCTGACTGTCAAGCTTAAGCTGCTGGATGAAAACAAG GTGAAAGTGTTGCACAACAACTTGTGGCTGCTCCACAGCGCCGTGGCCGCTCACGCTTCATTGTGTGACAAATTCCTGCAGCAAAACATACAGCAGGCTGGCGAGCGTCTCGCCAACCCCAGCGTGGACGCCCCCTCTTGGGTGGAGGAGTCCTGA